From Zingiber officinale cultivar Zhangliang chromosome 5B, Zo_v1.1, whole genome shotgun sequence, the proteins below share one genomic window:
- the LOC121987341 gene encoding UPF0047 protein YjbQ-like — protein sequence MAAKWAQKTVVVPAQRRGCHLITPKIVEEIQQDLSGFKCGLAHLFLQHTSASLTINENYDSDVQSDTETFLNRIVPEGRSAPWKHTLEGE from the exons ATGGCCGCCAAGTGGGCACAGAAGACCGTCGTCGTCCCTGCTCAGAGGCGCGGATGCCATCTCATCACCCCCAAG ATTGTTGAAGAGATACAACAAGATTTGTCGGGCTTCAAATGCGGCCTTGCTCATCTTTTCC TGCAGCATACAAGTGCTTCTCTCACCATAAATGAGAATTATGACTCTGATGTTCAGAGCGACACTGAAACATTTCTGAATCGGATTGTGCCAGAG GGTCGATCTGCACCGTGGAAGCACACATTGGAAGGTGAGTAA